A genomic stretch from Fusarium musae strain F31 chromosome 9, whole genome shotgun sequence includes:
- a CDS encoding hypothetical protein (EggNog:ENOG41) produces the protein MAPKTPKNHCLTELPTEILLDIYQQLDLDGVFNLCATHRTLHELFDKRKASILLPVLVKEFSPFDELLQVYTASAEDLDSRGGLYAPRRVVFRRFLGDTGVVLAPLSEHQPAVSVDAVEGFITLDKPGKPIIPRAQSLKTVVLTENDLKPILSCCSLVLRWQARFPQMRWFHEPENCRLLREHEAERFRRAMYRWWLYGFYFHGDIPRPRVGLPEPGVDDVRLSQLRLYSTGELIELMDLVETMKDVVLHYLCPRLDPSQDEYEGCDSYLYDVVDRPDSLVRGWRDQSRWGRIVKTYCKLGPKDLMHLFENIYSYPRKRLIAEARSLQPNLTFDQESISVSTQCVLDERHWSLNMPTLPVDGLGGVIDWDDERDAERVKFGSDASLDGTLPGGARMLRSSSHYSPRGDDGSYLEDVQRQTWMEGRYMVSFV, from the exons ATGGCACCGAAAACGCCCAAAAACCATTGCCTTACTGAGCTTCCAACTGAGATCCTTCTGGACATCTATCAACAACTAGACCTGGATGGTGTTTTCAACCTTTGCGCCACTCACAGGACGCTACACGAACTCTTTGACAAGAGAAAGGCCTCGATATTACTTCCTGTCCTCGTCAAGGAGTTCAGTCCGTTTGATGAGCTCCTTCAGGTTTATACGGCTTCAGCTGAGGATCTCGATTCCCGCGGTGGACTGTATGCTCCACGTAGAGTCGTGTTTAGGCGATTCCTCGGAGACACTGGGGTGGTGTTAGCTCCGCTTTCAGAGCATCAGCCTGCCGTATCAGTGGACGCTGTTGAAGGGTTCATCACGCTGGACAAGCCAGGCAAACCCATCATACCCCGTGCTCAATCATTGAAAACTGTTGTTCTGACTGAGAACGATCTGAAGCCAATTCTCAGTTGCTGTTCCCTTGTACTGAGATGGCAAGCCAGGTTCCCTCAGATGAGATGGTTTCACGAGCCTGAAAATTGTCGTCTGCTTCGCGAGCATGAGGCTGAGAGGTTCCGCAGAGCCATGTATCGATGGTGGCTCTATGGTTTCTACTTTCACGGAGATATCCCCCGACCTCGTGTTGGGCTTCCAGAGCCAGGTGTGGATGACGTTAGACTGAGTCAACTTCGATTATACTCCACAGGCGAGCTGATAGAGCTGATGGACCTGGTTGAAACCATGAAGGATGTCGTCCTCCACTATCTCTGCCCGCGGCTTGACCCTAGTCAAGACGAATAT GAGGGTTGCGATTCGTATCTTTATGATGTTGTCGACCGACCTGACTCCTTGGTAAGAGGCTGGCGGGATCAGAGTCGTTGGGGCCGTATTGTAAAGACTTACTGCAAACTTGGCCCTAAAGATCTCATGCATCTGTTTGAGAACATCTATAGCTACCCTAGAAAACGCCTCATTGCGGAAGCTCGGTCTCTTCAACCAAATCTCACTTTCGACCAAGAATCTATCTCGGTGTCAACACAATGTGTCCTGGACGAGCGACATTGGTCCTTGAACATGCCTACTTTGCCTGTGGATGGCCTGGGAGGTGTGATTGACTGGGATGATGAGCGCGACGCTGAACGCGTCAAGTTTGGAAGTGATGCCAGTCTGGATGGGACATTGCCAGGGGGGGCTCGGATGCTTCGGTCTTCATCTCACTATTCGCCTCGTGGGGATGACGGATCTTATCTAGAAGATGTCCAGCGACAGACATGGATGGAGGGTAGGTATATGGTTTCGTTCGTTTAG
- the BRX1 gene encoding Ribosome biogenesis protein brx1 (EggNog:ENOG41) has translation MAAVYKSISKSSTAKAEAPSNGVKKNKQRVLILSSRGVTYRHRHLLNDIAAMLPHSRKDAKFDSKTKLYELNELAELYNCNNVLFFEARKGKDLYVWLSKVPNGPTIKFHLQNLHTMEELHFTGNCLKGSRPVLSFDGAFDKQPHLRVIKELFLHTFGVPQGARKSKPFIDHVMGFSFVDGKIWVRNYQINEVEATAKEGEEEEETTKSRSGKPDTDINLVEIGPRFVLTPIVIQEGSFGGPIIYENKEFVSPNQVRADIRRTKASRHNARVEKEVERRVRKGDLGLRSVGGQRPAKNELDTKMLFA, from the exons ATGGCTGCTGTCTACAAGTCTATCTCCAAGTCCAGCACTGCAAAGGCCGAGGCGCCTAGCAATGgcgtcaagaagaacaagcagAGGGTTTTGATCCTCTCTTCTAGAGGCGTCACTTACCG acatcgccatcttctAAACGACATTGCGGCGATGCTCCCCCACAGCCGAAAAGATGCAAAATTCGACTCCAAGACAAAGCTGTACGAACTGAACGAGCTGGCTGAGCTCTACAACTGCAACAACGTGCTCTTCTTCGAAGCAAGGAAGGGTAAGGATCTATATGTTTGGCTCAGCAAAGTCCCTAACGGACCTACCATCAAGTTCCACCTCCAGAACT TGCACACCATGGAGGAACTTCATTTCACCGGTAACTGTCTCAAGGGCTCGCGGCCCGTTCTCTCCTTCGACGGCGCTTTCGACAAACAGCCTCACCTCCGAGTGATCAAGGAGCTCTTCCTCCACACTTTCGGCGTTCCCCAAGGCGCAAGAAAATCCAAGCCTTTTATCGACCACGTTATGGGATTTAGCTTTGTCGATGGCAAGATCTGGGTTCGCAACTATCAAATCAACGAGGTCGAGGCGACAGCCAAGGAgggtgaggaagaggaagagacaaCCAAGTCTCGATCTGGCAAGCCAGATACCGATATCAACCTGGTCGAGATCGGCCCCCGATTCGTTTTGACGCCGATCGTGATCCAAGAGGGCTCTTTTGGGGGACCTATTATCTATGAAAACAAGGAGTTTGTGTCACCAAATCAGGTCCGAGCCGATATTCGAAGGACAAAGGCTTCGCGACACAACGCTCGCGTAGAGAAAGAGGTGGAGAGACGGGTCAGGAAGGGCGACCTCGGACTGCGATCTGTTGGCGGCCAGCGACCGGCCAAGAATGAGCTTGATACCAAGATGTTGTTCGCCTAA
- the RAB11B gene encoding Ras- protein Rab-11B (EggNog:ENOG41), which translates to MANDEYDVRLAPLPTLLIVLIGDSGVGKSNLLSRFTRNEFNLDSKSTIGVEFATRSIQVDSKTIKAQIWDTAGQERYRAITSAYYRGAVGALLVYDISKHQTYENVTRWLKELRDHADANIVIMLVGNKSDLRHLRAVPTEEAKSFASENHLSFIETSALDASNVELAFQNILTGSLFTRSPQPLWLQLTIWTEIYRIVSSKALDSGDSAQATIGAGTNISLSKPADDDATKGGKCC; encoded by the exons ATGGCCAACGACGAATATGATGTACGTCTTGCCCCTCTCCCTACCCTCCTTA TCGTCCTGATCGGAGACTCTGGAGTCGGAAAGTCCAACCTTCTCAGTCGATTCACCCGCAATGAGTTCAACCTAGACTCAAAGTCGACCATCGGTGTCGAGTTCGCCACCAGATCTATCCAGGTCGACTCAAAGACAATCAAGGCCCAGATTTGGGACACAGCTGGCCAAGAGCGATACCGCGCCATCACTTCCGCCTACTACCGAGGCGCTGTCGGTGCTCTCCTCGTTTACGACATTAGCAAGCACCAGACCTACGAAAATGTCACACGATGGCTCAAGGAGCTGCGGGACCATGCCGACGCCAACATTGTCATTATGCTGGTTGGAAACAAGAGCGATTTGCGACACCTGAGGGCTGTTCCCACCGAAGAGGCCAAGTCTTTTGCCA GCGAGAACCACCTGTCCTTTATCGAGACGTCTGCCCTCGATGCCAGCAACGTCGAACTTGCGTTCCAGAACATTCTGACTGGTTCGTTATTCACCCGgtctcctcaacctctgTGGCTCCAACTGACAATATGGACAGAAATTTATCGCATTGTTTCAAGCAAGGCCCTTGACAGCGGTGACAGCGCTCAGGCCACCATAGGCGCAGGCACCAATATCTCCCTGAGCAAGCCTGCCGACGACGATGCTACCAAGGGCGGAAAGTGCTGTTAA
- a CDS encoding hypothetical protein (EggNog:ENOG41), with protein sequence MDDSDSESIVSTIVSEHDSDEEWNVNEILAEWPIDGLPRYLIEWENFDLCEATWEPVENLSNALLEGWEKTKSRDDFDMFKNIRDWKNAVKSKYAAKLDRHQERNRRRRLRGEEETSFTEMDDHLKWADRFPDGEEANGSVVSSPSVATDIDMDVEVGQLSQHSFDKTQRASVSLSEESSPKSSRQNSMASVHHPSRPPLNSAATTTTASSTPSISQKPPLRRQPGKVLADNKRPLQKPVASGNLLSSKFGVRGPIKRTDSHLRKGQPTKARKTRPAQAFTGNVFSGGKVRKQRTTLAEAAKDSTKQSKLLKPRYVNLIQKAGRDRESAAPARLPTDLISLNPAERSVNGLTALPLRSEIPNETVKPLRQNKVPPETIPEAPKLKPKKSISWGTVEEAMIPARGEREESLFLREDSLIRATTPIKIEDDSREAEQNTGPQSGSTFQTKASDNQECWAGRAPVMNDESSSSNKSITTEVQFGPGSRETFSVIFERDEDQNGQPWSSIFEQHPILIFTHSCMTQDFWSQEAFLAAAKLGTGSVISSGDPDSLATVANWLCVRSVGVLLYQQELCIFLYAFFDKSVLLQYHLFRPSSHLTTRSLAPIVLPEGVGGGDVLPQMIPTVFNRLLGFQYEQLLPEKALLDYSNHNFFLVFPTNAVEEAYFLSAWLRSCNPQCRLLSSLTTGHWASFRKLGQGVVIVHEEAIWATRLFPSVWTVLHNVPNFNFRLFSISLQPSPFYPSLGQPFRIGDVTLQTICGQKKAVLVTPSFVISQPQQAWAFFKWAYKYWQQHRGAFTLIVCADFENWVHEVAVMVKEDWETHRESTRVREEDKATAEKEIDALFKCSQHVGEVAGPSDDDQSVVVFAPDSIDGNDEQSLVNWFGWWSILNLDQYRHFTVVGSSSNAAIQRLTHQIRIPQYTPSTSGNPDEVWGKVNPAASSLVAQNQPAAERAPQRRLQLIPYDDGVSFQHFLGQLESDIRDRSWGPQTVFNRPISYWNMDMAHEFPEFGTYDRCLRYFNAKIHGHTFINTGVAFCYTIEGPWKYGDNRETTNKNRRPWIAVYRPVELFRKPWREMELIIWDPVMKMPDNDAHVYDGQLIEAQREMIRLAEESYNKLPLVKVWIKGSNVIPQGLTDPVDITIHQLQHLMKNLKVSIPAGHPAMRSQGWREVRSGNPPVRSRSSSPQAMNVDGPTGTDDAADEDLKIVFHAPRGKNMDRPTKCKNRLFMHCENKRSEGYRGRTMDFVFRPTLDWYDEQVQEGRGFEHIRVMPWPAFFSKHLIEVPERPDVGSEKRGQEARK encoded by the coding sequence ATGGATGACTCCGATAGTGAATCAATAGTCTCCACCATCGTCAGTGAGCACGACTCTGACGAGGAATGGAACGTGAACGAAATCTTGGCCGAATGGCCTATCGACGGCCTCCCACGATATCTCATCGAATGGGAGAATTTTGATTTGTGCGAGGCAACCTGGGAGCCTGTAGAAAACCTGAGCAATGCCCTCCTGGAAGGTTGGGAGAAAACAAAATCGCGGGATGATTTTGATATGTTCAAGAACATTCGAGATTGGAAGAATGCTGTCAAGTCCAAATATGCTGCCAAGCTCGACCGCCACCAAGAAAGAAATCGGCGCAGAAGGCTGAGAGGCGAGGAGGAAACCTCGTTCACAGAGATGGATGATCATCTGAAATGGGCTGATCGATTTCCGGATGGTGAAGAGGCCAATGGTTCTGTCGTCTCTAGTCCGTCTGTAGCCACAGACATCGATATGGATGTTGAGGTCGGACAACTGTCACAACATTCTTTCGACAAAACACAAAGAGCTTCCGTAAGCTTAAGTGAAGAAAGTTCGCCAAAAAGTAGTCGTCAAAACAGCATGGCGTCTGTCCATCATCCTTCACGACCGCCATTGAACTCAGCTGCGACTACAACTACAGCCTCATCCACACCCTCAATCAGTCAGAAGCCACCACTGCGACGGCAACCAGGCAAAGTCCTTGCTGACAATAAGAGACCACTACAAAAGCCAGTGGCTTCAGGCAACCTCTTGTCATCAAAGTTCGGCGTTCGTGGACCGATCAAGCGGACCGATAGTCACCTACGCAAGGGGCAACCGACAAAGGCTCGCAAGACCCGGCCTGCGCAAGCCTTCACAGGAAATGTATTTTCAGGGGGCAAAGTGAGAAAGCAGCGCACGACTCTCGCCGAAGCTGCTAAAGATTCCACAAAACAGTCGAAACTTTTGAAGCCAAGGTATGTGAATCTCATACAAAAAGCAGGCCGCGACAGAGAAAGCGCTGCGCCCGCGAGACTACCGACAGACCTCATCTCTCTAAATCCAGCAGAGCGATCTGTCAACGGTCTTACTGCCTTACCGCTGCGCTCCGAAATTCCGAACGAAACAGTCAAACCCCTCCGACAAAATAAGGTCCCTCCTGAAACCATCCCCGAGGCCCCAAAGTTAAAGCCCAAGAAGTCAATTAGTTGGGGCACTGTTGAAGAGGCAATGATACCCGCCCGCGGAGAAAGAGAGGAAAGTCTCTTCTTGCGCGAGGATTCTCTCATTCGAGCAACGACCCCAATCAAAATAGAAGACGACTCTCGTGAAGCCGAGCAAAACACCGGGCCACAATCCGGGTCGACCTTCCAGACGAAGGCTTCAGACAATCAAGAATGTTGGGCTGGCAGAGCCCCTGTTATGAACGACGAATCGAGCTCTTCTAACAAGTCCATCACCACGGAGGTGCAGTTTGGCCCAGGAAGTCGGGAAACATTCTCGGTTATTTTTGAAAGAGACGAGGATCAGAATGGGCAGCCTTGGTCGAGTATCTTTGAACAGCACCCCATCCTAATCTTCACACACTCTTGTATGACGCAGGACTTCTGGTCTCAAGAGGCTTTCTTAGCTGCTGCTAAGCTGGGCACCGGCTCAGTGATAAGCAGTGGCGACCCAGATAGCTTGGCTACAGTTGCGAATTGGCTCTGTGTAAGGTCTGTTGGAGTCCTCCTGTATCAACAAGAACTGTGCATCTTCCTATATGCATTCTTTGACAAGTCTGTGTTGCTACAATATCACTTGTttcggccttcttctcaccTGACAACGCGCTCGCTTGCGCCGATTGTACTTCCAGAGGGTGTTGGCGGTGGCGACGTCCTGCCACAAATGATACCGACAGTTTTCAACCGGCTTTTGGGATTCCAGTACGAGCAATTACTACCAGAAAAAGCCCTCCTGGATTATAGCAACCAcaacttcttcttggtaTTTCCAACGAACGCTGTGGAAGAAGCTTACTTTCTGAGCGCATGGCTGCGAAGCTGCAACCCTCAGTGTAGGTTGCTTTCTAGCCTCACCACTGGACACTGGGCTAGCTTCAGGAAGCTAGGCCAAGGCGTGGTCATCGTGCATGAAGAAGCAATATGGGCTACGCGACTGTTTCCTTCAGTCTGGACTGTCCTTCACAACGTGCCAAACTTCAATTTCCGCCTCTTTTCTATATCTCTGCAACCTTCACCCTTTTATCCCTCTCTTGGCCAACCATTCCGGATTGGGGATGTCACCCTGCAAACTATCTGCGGACAGAAGAAAGCGGTATTAGTTACGCCCAGTTTTGTTATATCACAACCTCAGCAGGCCTGGGCTTTCTTCAAGTGGGCTTACAAATATTGGCAGCAACATCGCGGCGCTTTTACGCTCATCGTATGTGCCGACTTTGAGAACTGGGTTCACGAGGTAGCTGTTATGGTCAAGGAAGACTGGGAGACGCATCGAGAAAGTACCCGAGTACGCGAAGAGGACAAAGCGACAGCGGAGAAAGAGATTGATGCTCTTTTCAAGTGCTCGCAACATGTCGGAGAGGTAGCAGGACCTTCAGACGATGATCAGTCGGTTGTGGTGTTCGCCCCTGATTCGATTGATGGCAACGATGAGCAGAGTCTTGTCAATTGGTTCGGGTGGTGGTCTATTCTGAATTTAGACCAGTATCGGCATTTCACCGTGGTTGGATCAAGCTCCAATGCTGCTATCCAGAGACTCACTCACCAGATCCGGATCCCCCAATATACTCCTTCAACTTCGGGTAACCCAGACGAGGTTTGGGGAAAAGTTAACCCTGCCGCCTCCTCCCTCGTCGCGCAGAATCAGCCAGCTGCGGAGAGAGCACCTCAGAGAAGACTACAATTAATCCCCTACGATGACGGAGTATCGTTCCAGCACTTCCTAGGACAACTGGAAAGCGATATTCGGGACAGGTCTTGGGGCCCCCAGACAGTCTTCAATCGCCCCATCTCTTACTGGAATATGGATATGGCACATGAATTCCCCGAGTTCGGAACATACGATAGATGTCTTCGCTATTTTAACGCAAAAATTCATGGCCATACCTTTATCAATACTGGTGTGGCCTTCTGTTACACGATTGAGGGACCCTGGAAGTACGGCGACAATCGAGAGACAACTAATAAGAATCGACGGCCGTGGATTGCTGTATACAGACCTGTTGAGTTATTCAGGAAGCCTTGGCGTGAAATGGAGTTGATAATATGGGATCCTGTCATGAAAATGCCGGACAATGATGCACACGTTTATGATGGGCAACTTATTGAAGCACAACGCGAAATGATACGGCTTGCAGAAGAGTCTTACAACAAATTGCCGCTAGTGAAAGTATGGATTAAGGGATCAAATGTGATTCCACAGGGGCTGACCGACCCTGTCGATATCACTATCCAccagcttcagcatcttATGAAGAATCTGAAGGTATCTATTCCAGCCGGACATCCAGCAATGAGGTCTCAGGGATGGAGGGAAGTCAGGTCAGGAAATCCGCCCGTCAGATCACGGTCATCCTCTCCACAGGCAATGAACGTTGATGGACCTACGGGGACAGATGATGCGGCAGATGAGGACCTGAAGATTGTCTTCCATGCTCCTCGTGGGAAGAATATGGATCGGCCGACCAAATGCAAAAACCGTCTCTTTATGCATTGCGAAAATAAAAGGAGTGAGGGGTACCGTGGAAGAACGATGGATTTTGTCTTCAGACCAACTCTGGACTGGTACGATGAGCAGGTACAAGAAGGCCGTGGTTTCGAGCATA